In Desulfomicrobium macestii, the DNA window AGCGGCTGTTGGTGAAAATGTCGATCTTCCAACCCAGAAGCTTGGCCGCGAGCTTGACGTTCTGGCCCTTCTTGCCGATGGCCGGGGTCAGCTGATCCTCGGGTACCACGACTTCCAGGGATTTTTCCTCGTCGTCGATGGCGATCTTGGAGATGCGTGCCGGGGACAGGGCGTTGGCCGCGTAGGTGGCGATGTCCGGGCTCCAGAGCACGATGTCGATGCGCTCGCCGCGCAGTTCCTGCACGATGCTGTGGATGCGCGAGCCGCGGATGCCGACGCAGGCGCCGACCGGGTCGACGTTGGAATCCTGGGACAGGACGGTGACCTTGGCGCGCAGGCCCGGGTCACGGGCCACGCCCATGATGTTCACGGTGCCGTCGGCCACTTCGGGCACTTCACGGCGGAAAAGGGCGGTCATGTACTCGGGATCGGAACGGGTGATGATGATCTGCGGCCCGCGTCCTTCCTTGCGTACGTCGATGATGAGTCCCTCGACCCGGTCGCCCTGACGGAAGCGTTCACGCGGGATCTGCTTGTCCTTGGGCAGGAGGGCCTCGGTCCGGCCGAGGTTGATGATCCAGCCGGAACGGTCACGACGCTGGATGATGCCGCTGACGATCTCGCCTTTGCGGTTCTTGTATTCCTCGAAGATGATTTCCTGTTCGGCGTCGCGCATGCGCTGGATGATGACCTGCTTGGCGCTCTGGGCGGCGATGCGGCCAAGATCCTCGACCTGCAGGCGAAATCCGATGGCGTCGTCAAGCTCGACGTTGGGGTCGTGCTTGACTGCTTCGACCATGAGAATCTCCGTGTCGGGATCCTCGACCTCTTCGACCACGATTTTGAACTGGTAGACTTCGATCTCGCCGGTCTCTTCATTGAAGGTGACCTCGATATCCATCTTGTCACCGTATTTTTTGGTCACGGAGGCCCGAATGGCTTCTTCCAGTGTGTCGATCAGCATTTCACGGTCGATGCCCTTGTCCTTGCTGATCTGGTCGATGGCTTTTTTGAGTTCCAAATTCATGAACGTCCTCCGTTCTCCGTGCGGAAACAACCCGCCGTATTCCGAAATTTATCGTTTCTTGCCCTGATCAAAGGGCTCGTAGACGAGGTTGGCCTTGCCCACATCGTCCCAGTTCAATTCAAATGTATTGCTGTCGTCGGTCAGCGTAAACATGGGCGGTTCGACACCGAGCAGACGCCCCTTGAAATTTTTTCTGCCCTCAAGCGGGTTTTCCATGCGGATGCGCACCGTCTGCCCCACATGGGCCTGCAGCTGCTCCAAGGAGAAAAACGGCCGCTCAAGGCCGGGCGAGGACACTTCCAGTGTGAATGCTCCGGGAATGATGTCCTCCACGTCCAGGGCCAGGCTCAGATGTCTGCTGACCTCCGAGCATTCGTCGATGCCGACCCCGTGTTCGGAGTCCAGATAGACCCGTACGATCTTGTGCCGTCCCCCGGCCGCGAAAAGCAGGTCGATGCCCCAGACTTCGAGGTCCCGGGCCTGACACAGGGGAGTCACCATTTCCATGAGCCGCGCGTGTATTTCGTTTTTGTCCATCTTATAAGCCTATCGGAAAAAAAAAGGTGGACCACGAAAAGGCCCACCCCCATCAGCTACCGAAAATCAGTATGACCACATACAGGAGTGGAGCGGGTGACGAGGGTCGAACTCGCGACTCCAAGCTTGGGAAGCTTGTACTCTGCCATTGAGCTACACCCGCTCTGCAACCGTTTCCCTTGCATGAGTGGGGGGATGGCAGTCAAGTGTTTTTTTCCCGTGGCCCTTGTGAACCCGGCGATCATGCATTTCAAGTGGCCTGGTATTTGCTCAATGAGCGTTACCAAGGAGGACCCCCCATGCAAGACAGCAGTTATAGCGCCGTATTCGGGGCTCTTACACAGCAACATCGACTGGATAGCATCGCCAATAATTTGGCTAACGTGAACACCACGGGTTTCAAGAGCGAAAAACTGGCCTTTCGGGATACCTTTCGCCGCTATGCCCATGACATGGTCGACCCTAACACCACTCTGAACGAGAAGGTACCCTGGCCGCAGCCCAATCTTTTGGCGCAGCCCAGGATTTCCGAGGCGGTCATCGACATGTCCCAGGGACCAATGAAGAGCACGGGCAACCCGCTTGACCTGGCCATCGCAGGGGACGGTTTTTTCCGGGTCCAGACGCCCGAAGGGGAATTCCTGACCCGTCAGGGCGTGTACCATCGCTCGGCCGAGGGTTTTGTCGTGGACGCCCACGGCAATCAGCTCCTGGGCCAGGGCGGCCCCCTGCAGATAGCGGAAGGGGGAGCCGTGCTGGTTGACGCCGACGGCGGGTTCTCCGTTGACGGCGAACTTGTCGATACCATCGATCTGGTTCGCGTCGAGGACCCTCGCGTTCTGGAAAAGGTGGGCAATTCCCTGCTGCGCATCCGCCCGGGTGCGGAGGCACAGGCCATCCCGGCCGAGGATTCTACCGTGGAGCAGGGCTTTCTGGAGGCGGCCAACGTGAACGTGGTCTCGGAGATGGTCAACATGATCGAGGCCATGCGTGCTTTCGAGGCCTACCAGAAGATGATCAGCGGCTCGTTCGAGCAGGACAAGAAGGCCATCGCAGAGGTCGGTGCGCCCAGATAATATCCCTAGGCTTGCCGCCCGCGACCTGATCGCGGGACGCAGGATGGGCGCGGGTGATCCCGCAAGGAGAAGAAGATATGATTCGCGCTTTATGGACCAGCGCCTCGGGCATGATCGCCCAGCAGCTCAATCTCGATGTCACGGCCAATAACCTGGCCAACGTGAACACCACCGGGTTCAAGAAGAACAGGGCCGAGTTCGAGGATCTCATGTACCAGAACATGAAGATCGCGGGCTCTTCAAACCAGGAAGGCGATCGCCTGCCCGTGGGCATGCAGGTCGGCATGGGCGTGCGGCCCGTGTCCGTGCACAAGATATTTTCGCAGGGCGATTTCCAGAATACGGGCAACCAGCTCGATCTGGTCATTGAGGGCGACGGGTTTTTCCGCGTCGATCGCAGCGGCGAGGAGTCCTACACCAGAAGCGGCGCCTTCAAGCTCGACAGCGACGGACGCATCGTGACCGACAACGGGCACCCCCTGCAGCCTGAATTCATCGTCCCGCCAGAGACGCAGAACATCGTCGTGACCGAGGACGGCCGTCTGACCTGCGTGGACAAGGCCGGAGCGGAGATCGCCGGCACGGACATTCCGGTCTACACCTTCGTCAACCCTGCCGGTCTCAAGGCCATGGGGCGCAACCTCTATGTGCAGACCGACGGATCCGGCGAGGCGGTGGAGAGTGTGCCCGGAGAGAACAATGCCGGCACCCTGGCCCAGGGATTTCTGGAGATGTCGAACGTTGAGATCGTGGAAGAGATGGTCAACATGATCGTGGGCCAGCGCGCCTACGAGGCCAACTCCAAGTCCATCACCACGGCCGACACGATGCTGCAGACCGCCAATCAGCTGAAGAGGTAGCTCATGCGTTTTTTCGTGGCTCTGTTCGTTCTTCTGCTCTGTCCCTGCTTGGCCGTGGCCCAGGGCCGGCTGATCGTGGCCGGGGCCGTGTGCGTGGACGGACCGGCCATCACCCTGAACGATCTGGCCCGCGCCGAGGGCGAGGACGCCAAGGCCATCCTGGCAGGCATCGGAACTGTACCACTTTTGGCCTCTCCCAAATTCGATGGTGCAAGGGCCAACCTCAATGGGGCCAGGCTCCGGGATCTGATCGTGCAGCGCTTCGGGACGGCCCTGCCGTCCGTGGACGTTCCCGATCAGGTTCAGGTCCAGCGCGGGGGACAGGTGCTCAGCTCCCTGTCCCTGCGGCCGGCCATCGACAAAATTTTGACGAATGCACTGGCCCATCACGGGGGCGAAGTGGAAATCCGCGAGTATCGCATGGCGGACTATCTCTTTCTTCCGGAAAAGGAGCCGATTCAGGTCCGTGTCATTCCCGTGGGCACTCCCGCGCCGGGGCGGATCAGCCTGCGCCTTGAGGCCGTGACCGAGGACGGGCGCCCGGTGCAGAGCTTCACGGGCACGGTTTTCGCCGATGTCTGGAAGACCGTGCCTTGCGCCGCCCGCGTCCTGAACAGGGGCGACATCCTGGAGCCGGGCCTGGTGGGCTTTGCGCGCAAGAATCTGGCTTACATGGCGCGAGCGCCCTGGGATGGAGGCAATCTGCCCCTGCGCATGACCGCGGCGGTGGGCGAGGGGCAGGTCATCAGTGCCGACGCGGTGGAATTCATTCCCGTGGTGGCCAAGGGGCAGATTTTGACCCTTGTCTATGCGGGGCAGACACTCAAATTGACCGTGCCGGTCGAAAGTCTCGAGGACGGCGGCATCGGCAACACCATCCGGGTCCGAAACATGCAAAGCCGCAGAGTGGTGGCCGCGCAGGTTGTCGACGCAGAAACGGTGCGTGTGCCGTAGGCTGGGAGGAAATATGCAGAAAAAATTCTTTATGTTCACGCTGGCCGTGCTGGCCATGACCGGATGCCGGACCACAGGCCGTCCGCCCATGCCCGCGGCCGTGGTCACGCCTCCTCCCCAGGAGCGGGTGGCCGAGGCCCAAAATCCGGGTTCGCTCTTCGATCCGGACGGGGCGACCATGCTCTTTGCCGACGCCAGGGCCAAAAGGGTCGGCGACATCCTGCTCATCAAGGTCGTGGAGACCACGCTGTCCAAAAGCAAGGCTTCGACCACGGCCGACAGGGCGAGTTCCATGGATCTGGGCGTGAGCGCCTATCTGGGTCAAAAACAGCTGCCGTTGATTCCCGATGCGACCGTGGGACCAGAGTCCCTGGTCAGTGCCAAGTCCACCAGCGGATTCGAGGGCGACGGCGAAACCAAGCGCGAAAGTTCCCTTACCACCACCGTGGCCGCCCGGGTGACCCGGGTTCTTGGCGGCGGACTCATGGAAGTGGTCGGGGCCCGCGAGACGCGGGTCAACGGCGAGACCCAGATCGTGCTGGTGCAGGGTGTGGCCCGGGATCGAGACATCGACGCCGACAATACCATCATGTCCACCAGTCTGGCCGAAGCGCGCATCGAACTTTACGGCGAGGGCGTCCTGGCCGACAAACAACGCCCCGGGTGGCTTGCGAGGATACTTGACAATGTGTGGCCATTCTAAAACCAGACGCTTCGCTTTCCTGCTTCTCGCCCTTGGCCTGACCATGGGCCTGGCCATGCCGGCCGGGGCCGTGCGTCTCAAGGATATCGCCAGCTTCGGCGGGGTGCGTTCCAACGATCTCGTCGGCTACGGACTGGTGGTCGGCCTGCCGGGAACCGGAGACAAGAGCAGTTCGCAGTTCACGATCCAATCCATGGCCAATATGCTTGAAAACATGGGGGTCAAGGTCGACCGGGCAGCGCTCAAGCCCAAAAACGTCGCAGCGGTCATGGTCACGGTCAAGATGCCGGCTTCGGCCAGACCGGGGTCCCGGCTCGACGCGACAGTATCCTCCGTGGGGGACGCGTCCTCGCTGCTTGGCGGCGTGCTGCTCATGACCCCGCTCAAGGGCATTGACGGCAGCATTTACGCCCTGTGCCAGGGCTCCCTGGCCGTGGGCGGGTTTTCGGCCGGAGGAGATGCGGCCACGGCGACCAAGAACATCACCACCGTGGGTCGCATCCCCGGCGGCGCGGTGGTCGAGCGCAGCGTGCCCTTCAGCTTCAATGAGCAAAAGGACATCACCATCCAGCTGGGCGTGGAGGATTTTTCCACGGCCAAGCAGGTCGCGGACAGCCTGAACAAGGCCATCGGCGGCCAGTACGCCCACGCCCAGGACGCCTCTTCCATAAGGCTCGGAATTCCTCCCCAGTATCAGGGGAACATCGTCGCGCTCATGGCCTCTCTTGAGAATCTGGAAGTACAGCCCGACAGCCGGGCCAAGGTGGTTGTCGATGAAAAGACCGGCACCGTGGTTCTGGGTTCCAACGTCACCCTGTCCCGGGTTGCCGTTTCCCATGGCAACCTGAACGTGGTCGTGTCCGAGCAGCCCCAGGTTTCCCAGCCTGGAGCGTTCTCCCCGGGTCAGACGGCCATCACTCCGTCCACCGAGATCGGCGTGCGCGAAGAGCAGCGGAGACTCGTCCTCATGGCCGGGGCTTCCATCCAGGAGCTGGTCGATGGCCTGAACGCCATCGGCGCCACTCCCCGGGACCTCATTTCCATTCTGCGGACCATGAAATCGGCGGGCGCCCTGCATGCCGATCTTGAGGTCCTCTAGCCAGCGGAGGCGGCATGAACGAGATTATCACCACGGGCCTGCCCGAACCTGATCCGACGCAAAGCCTGCAGGAACGCCTGCGGGATCTGCGCTCCCGGGTGCAGCCCGAAAAGGGGCTGGATGAGGTCAAGCTCAAGAAGGCCTGCCAGGATTTCGAGGCTGTGTTCATCGGCCAGATCTGGAAGCAGATGCGCGCTTCCGTACCCAAGGAAGGATTGCTTCATTCCAAGGAAGAGGAGAGCTATCTGTCCATGTTTGACCAGGAGCTCTCGGTCAAGATGTCGCAAAGCGGGGGCATCGGCTTGTCCGACATGCTCTATGCGAATCTTTCCGAGCGCTTGGTCAATGCCAGCCGCGACACGACATCGACGGCTCCCTTGCATCCCCTGAACGTGCCGGGTCGCGGCAAGGCTCCGTCCGGGACGCAGGCCGCGGCAGTGCCCCCGCGTACGTTGGCCGCGATCACGGCCCAGCATGAGGCCGAGATGCTGGCGCGAAGTATCGAGCAGAGGTCGCAGTCCGGAGAAGCTCAGACGAAGATCATGCCCACGGATCTTGAGGATGCCCTGCGCGTTGTGCGCATGGATGGCGAGGATGGCCCTTAGTGTTTATGACCACGGGGAAATTCTTGCCGGTGGGCAGGGCGCTGGAGCCTGTGTCCGGGACGGGAAAGGGCCTCTGGCGCAGCCTTTGGAGGGTCTGATGCATGCTGGTCGGCATTTTGCAATGATCAGGAAAATGAAGGGTGCGCCAAGCAGGGATTTCCTGCCTCGGCCTTAATTTTCACTACCGCCCAAGTGTAAGGAAGCACGATATGCAACAGATCATTCTCGGCAGTCTCATTCGTCAGGCAAAAGGCACAGAGCTTCTCTGCCAGCTCCTGCGCGAGGAATACTCCTTGCTGCGGGCGGGCGCGCCGGATCAGGTGACGGGACTTGAGATGTGCATCCAGGACCTGATCAGGCAGCTCGTGCGCGAACGCGAGGCTCTGGTCCATCGCCTGCAATCGGCGGGCATGACCAATCTGGCTGTTTTTCTGGAGACCCTGTCCGCCGCGGACAGGCGCATCTTTGAAACGTGGCGGGCCAAGATCATCACGCATGAGCAGGACAGCGGCCATCTGGCCTCGATCAACGCCGATCTGGCCATGGCCCTGTGGAAGCAGAGCGGCGTGCTGCTCAGCCATTTTCAGAATCAGGTCGCACCGAGGGAGCGCAACACCTACTCGGCCAAGGGGACGTGGAAGGACCGCACGGCCACGGCGACTCTGGTGCGCGGGAGGCTCTGATGCCCGGCATCGCATCCCTGTTCAATATCGGGAAGCAGTCCCTTTTTGCCAACCAGTCGGCCATCGAGGTCGTCGGCAACAACATTTCCAACGCCAATACCGAAGGTTACAGCCGTCAGGCGGTGCGATTCGAGGATGGCTACTACATCAATTACACTCCGGGCCAGCTCGGTACAGGGGTCAACGCGGCCGAAGTCATCCGTTATTTCGATGAGTTCACCGAGATCCTCTACAACACCAAGAGTTCGGAGCAGCAGCGCTGGCAGAAGCTTCACGAGAATCTGCAGAACGTTGAAATGATTTTCAACGAGTCCAACGCCGAAGGGGTCAATGCGGCGCTGTCCGCGTTCTGGGCCGACTGGCAGACCCTGTCCACCAATCCTGAGGATACGAGCGTGCGTGCGGCCCTGCTCGGACACGCTTCCAACCTGGAGCAGGCCATCGGGGTCGTCCAGGGGGATTTGCAGCGATTGCAGGGGCAGACGGACGACACCATCGATGCGGAAGTCAAGGAAATAAACACCCTTCTGCAAAGCATCGCCGAGCTGAACAATCAGATCACCGTGACCGAAGAGACGGGCAAGAACAACGCCAACGGCCTGCGCGATCAGCGTGCGACCCTGGTTCGTGATCTGGCCGAGAAGATCGACATCAATTACATCGACAATGGCCTTGGCAACGTGACCATCACCACCAAGGCCGGCCATACCCTGGTCGATGGCACAAGCGCCTTCAGGCTGGCTTTCGAGTCAGCTCCGTTTTCCGCCTCTCTGGACAGCGCCTCGACGTTTACAGGGGACGTTTCGTTCGATGGCAAGAGCTCCAGCGAGTACACGCTTGAAATCGTGAACGGCGGGCTAATGTCTGACGGCGGCCTGACTTTCAAGGTTTCCGTGGACGGGGGCAAGACTTGGCTCAAGGACGAAAATGGAGTGGGTGTCTTCACGATCACGGATGAGGGAGTGCTGCTGCCCGACGGGAAGGGTTCCGTGCTTTTTTCTCCCAAGGCCGGTGATACGCTTACTAAAGGGGACCGTTTTCAGATTCTGCCCAATAAATCGGTTTTCTGGTATGAAACTTCCGCTTCCAAGATCAACATCACCCCGCAGGTCCTGAGCAACGGGGAAGACAACGAACGCCGTCTGACCGGCGGCAGCCTGGCCGGGTATTTTCAATTTCGGGATTCGAGCATCGGTGGCTATCTTGAAAAGCTCGACGCTTTCGCCAAGAGCCTGGCCTGGGAGGTCAATCGGCTTCATTCCCAGGGCACGGGTCTTGAGCGCTTCGAAGAGGTCACCGGCACGTACGGTTTGGTGGACAAGGATGCCGATCTTGGCGTCGACGCCGGGTTGATCTTTGGCGAAAAGCTGGAGAGCGGCAACCTCATGATCGGCGTTTACGACAAGGACACCGGGGCGATGGTGCAGTTTCAGGGCCTGGATTTCAATAACACATTGGCCGGAATCCAGAATTTCGATCCTACCGAGCACAGTCTGCAGGACGTGGTCGACGCAATCAACAACACCTTCGGCGCGCTCACCGCTTCGGTGCTGGACAATCATCTGCAGATCAGTTCCGACGCCGATCATGATTTCGCATTTGGCTCCGATACGACGGGACTCTTGGCCGCGCTTGGCATCAATACGTTTTTCGAGGGCTCCGACGCCAGAACCCTCTCGGTCAACAACAGCGTGCGCAGCAATTCTTCCCGCATCAACACCGGCCACATCAACGGCGCCGGGGAGATGAACGAGGGCGACAACACCACGGCCGCCGCCATCGCTGCCTTGCAGACCAAGGCCGTGAGCACGCGCACCGTGATCGAGGGCACCTCGCGCCAGACCTTGGGGGAATATTATTCTACCCTGGTCGCCAAGGCCGGATCGGACACGCAGTCCGCGAAGTTCAATGCTGAATACCAGGAGGCCCTGGCCAACGATTTGAGGTCGCGCCAGGAATCCGTCTCGGGCGTGAACCTGGACGAGGAAATGACCAACCTGATCAAGTTTCAGCATGCCTACACGGCCGCTGCCAAGCTGATCACCACGGCCGAGTCCATGCTGGAAGTACTTTTGGGACTCAAGAACTGATGGAGGCGAACCATGCGCGTATCCCTTCGTAACCAGTACAGCAATTTTCTGTACAATCTGCAGGACACCCAGTCCAAGCTCATGGATTTGAACATGCAGGCTTCCAGCCAGAAGCGCATCAACAGGCCCTCCGATGATCCGGTGGGTACAGCCCGCGTGCTCAACTATCGGACCTCGCTGTCATCCATCGACCAGTACCGCACCAATATCGACACGGCCAAGGGCTGGCTCGGCCTGGCCGACGAATCCATGATCCAGGTCAGCACCATTTTGACCAAACTCAAGGGGCTGGCCGAACAGGGCGCTTCCGGGACAATGACCGCTTCTGACCGCGAGGCGACTTCCTACGAGGTCCGTCAGCTTTTCAGCCAGCTGGTCAATCTGGGCAACACCCGTTTCGAGGGCAACGCCATTTTTGGCGGCCAGAAATTTGACGAGAGCGCCTTCGAGGAGGCGCTCATGGTTTACGACCAGGACGGCAACAGCCTTGGCCTGGCCACGGGCCTGGCCAGTCACAGCTTCGTAGTCCAGTTTCTGGGGGCCGAAGGGACGGTCGTCCCTGTGAGCGGGGCGCCGGATTGCCGGTTCAGCAAGGACGGGGGCGCGACCTGGGAAACTGGGACATGGGACGCCAACGGGACGTTGAATTTGGGCGGGGTTAGCGTGAATCTGCCTTCAAACTATGAAGTGACGCTTTCGCCTCCCTCCAACACCTCGGTGTCGCAGGGCTCTTGGCTGACTATCGCGCCCACGGCGGTGTACAAGGGCGATCACGAGTCCCAGTCCGCGGTGCTTTATACAGCGGGTGATCCCGACGTTGTCGCCCAGCCTCTTGGTGGGTTCGAGAAGGATGTGACGGTGTCCGTCGCGGCGGCGGGGGCGAATCTGGACATCACCGTTTCGGCTGAGGTCAATGGGACGACCGAGTCATGGACCACCACGATTCCGAATTCGACCTCCTGCATAGTGAAGACGCCTTACGGCCAAGTGCGGTTGTCCGGCGCTGATCTCGACGGAGCTGCATTTGACGTAAAAGCCGGATCCACGGGCGTCATTCAGATGGGGGCGGCGGTCAACGCCGAGGGACGCGGGCTTTTCACCAGCGACGTCATGGTCCGCATCGACAATGACCCTTCGGTGGATATTGGCGCCGGGACCCTGAATTACTCGTACAGCATCGACGGCGGTGTGAATTGGGACACGGGGCACAAGGCCGCAAATACCAGCGCCACGGCAGAGCTGCTGGTGCCCGGAGGCAAGCTGGTGCTTACGGCACGGGGTGCCGAGGATACGCTCGTCAAGAACGCCCAGTTCGTCATCCATCCCCAGACGGCGGCCCACAACGTGGAGATTTCCGCCGGGCAGTATTTGCAGCTCAACAATGTCGGAGCGGAAATTTTTGGTGGCTACTATGAAAACGGGACTCAGCCGGTGTTCTCGGATTCCGACGTGGGCAAGAACATCATGGTCACCGTGGGCAAGCTGGTGGCCGCGCTTGAAAACAATAACCAGCAGGGCTGCGCCGAGGCGCTGGACGGCCTGAAGACCGGCCACGAATATTTCACCACCCAGCTGGCCTCCGTGGGTGCGCGGGAAAACCGGCTCGACGTGGCCGACACCGTTCTCTCCGGCCTCAAACTCAACGAAACCGAGCGCATGAGCAATGTGGAGGACGCGGATCTGGCCACGCTTCTGACGGAGCTGGCCAACCAGCAGCTGTCTTATGAGGCGGTCCTCAAATCCTCGTCCATGATCATGAAGATGAGCCTGGTCAATTATCTGTAGGAAGGGGTTATGCTCATACTCTCTCGTCGCCCCGGAGAAAGCGTGCATGTGGGTGATGACATCAAGATCACTATTTTAAGCATCAAGGGGCAGCAGATCAAGCTGGGCCTCGAAGTGCCTGAACACATGCCGGTCTACCGGGAAGAAATCTACCTCAAGGTGCAGACCCAGAACGCCTCGGCCCTGGAACTCGACAACAACGATCTGATGATGGCGGCAGCAATATGGACAAGCAAAGACAAACAATAAATTCACGCATCGGGCAGCTGGTCATCTCCGCGGACAAGACCATCCGGTTTCCTCGCGGCATCATCGGCTTCGAGTCCCTGCGGGAATTCGCCCTGGTGGAGTTCAAGCCCGGAACCCCCTTTCATTTCCTGCAAAGCATGGAAGTGCCGAGCATGGGCATGATGCTCGCCGACCCTTTCTCCTTCTTGCCGAACTATGAGATTCGGCTGGCCGCGGCCGAGGAGCGGATTTTGAAGGTGCGCAGCATCCACGACCTGGTCATCCTGGTCAGCGTGACCGTGCCCAAGGGCGATCCGCAGGGCAGCACCCTCAACCTGACCGGGCCCATCTGCGTCAATGTCCAGGAGCGCCTGGGGCTGCAGTCCCCGCAAGTGGAATCGGGATTTCCGTCCCAGGTCCTGCTGCGCGATCTTGGAAACGAGGACAGGCGCTTGGCCAATTCATGAAAAAAAGCCTGGCCGGGTCACCGGTCAGGCTTTTTCAGTCGAGTCGCAAATGGGTCAGCCCCAGATGTCAAGCTCCTGCTTGAGCAGGCTGGCCGCGATATCCTTGCCGCTTGCACCGTACTCTCCCGCCTCTATCCGAGCCTTCACGTCGGCGACCTTGTCGGCTCGCACTCCGTCGTTTTCCTGGGCAGCCTTGAGCATGCTCATCTTGAGCCGCGCTTCATCCGAAATGGAGATGCGGTCGGTTCCGCCGTCCGGATTGGCGACGGTCTTCTGGTGCTCCTGGCGCTGCTGCTCCAGCTGGTCCAGTCGTTGCGATTCGTAGCCGCTGAAAGATTTGATGGTGTTGATCGACATTTTCCGCTCCTGCCGGGGTTTCCGGCCGCACTGGCTTGATCTTCATGTGGACGACATGCGTCCCCCAAGAACAAGACCTAGAGCATTGTTTCGTTGACCCGGGTCAAGGCAATTTCCCACAACCGGCGCATGAAAGCATCCTTTTCGCCGTTGGTCAATTCCGCGACACCCTGGTCTGTTTTTTTCAGTATCTGAAGGCCGCTTCCGTCGGACGGGTACCTGAAAAGCACATCCTGCCCGAATTCCTTGGCCATCTGTGTCTTGATTTCGCGAACGACCGGGTTCGTGGTGTCCGAACCGATGAGGTTGTTCACGATCTCGCCTGCGACCTTCTCGACCAGTTGGCGTCTTTTGGCTTCCTTGGAAATGGAAACGGAATCCTCTTGCCCGGCGCGGTCCATGTATTTCTTGAACCTGGCAATGCGTCGACCCGCCTCTTGGTGCTGGTCGTACGTGCGCATCACGTTTTTGACGAGAAAGGGATTCACTGTCACAGGGCATACCTCTTACTTCACCCTATCGGCCACTTGTCCGCGAACTTTAGTTTTATTTGCAAAAAAGTTTGTCCCCGCCCATAGCCCGCCCCAAGCGAACATTGCCCCTCTCCTTGAATACGCGAGACCTTTTGCTTACACTCCCGCAAATGGGAAAAATCATCAGCAAAATAGTCATTGTCCATAACGTCGAGAACGAGCTGGCGGCCAACATGGCCCGGCAAATCCGGCGCTGGCTCGTTGGCGAAGGGCGCTCGGCGCGGATTGTCGCATCTTCCAAGGAAGAGGTCCACTGCGTCTCGACCTGGGGGGATGCGGACATGATCCTTACCCTGGGCGGCGATGGCACACTGCTCGCCGTGGCCCGGGCCGTGCAGGATCTGGGTATCCCGATCCTGGGCCTGAACCTCGGCAAAGTCGGGTTTCTTACGGAGCTTTCTCCCACGGACTGGCGCGAATCCCTGACGCTCATTCTGCGTGGTGAGTACGACATGTCCCAGCGGCTGGTCATAAGTTTTCATGTGCTCCGGCGCGGTCAGGAGTATTACCGGGGTTACGCCATAAATGATCTGGTCATCAGCTGCGGAAGCCTGGCGCGCATGATCAGGCTGGACATGTGGTACGGCAACGACCACCTGGGCACGGTGCGGGCCGACGGCATGATCG includes these proteins:
- the fliW gene encoding flagellar assembly protein FliW, which codes for MDKQRQTINSRIGQLVISADKTIRFPRGIIGFESLREFALVEFKPGTPFHFLQSMEVPSMGMMLADPFSFLPNYEIRLAAAEERILKVRSIHDLVILVSVTVPKGDPQGSTLNLTGPICVNVQERLGLQSPQVESGFPSQVLLRDLGNEDRRLANS
- the flgM gene encoding flagellar biosynthesis anti-sigma factor FlgM, producing the protein MSINTIKSFSGYESQRLDQLEQQRQEHQKTVANPDGGTDRISISDEARLKMSMLKAAQENDGVRADKVADVKARIEAGEYGASGKDIAASLLKQELDIWG
- a CDS encoding DVU0524 family FlgM-associated protein; translation: MNPFLVKNVMRTYDQHQEAGRRIARFKKYMDRAGQEDSVSISKEAKRRQLVEKVAGEIVNNLIGSDTTNPVVREIKTQMAKEFGQDVLFRYPSDGSGLQILKKTDQGVAELTNGEKDAFMRRLWEIALTRVNETML
- a CDS encoding NAD(+)/NADH kinase, with the protein product MGKIISKIVIVHNVENELAANMARQIRRWLVGEGRSARIVASSKEEVHCVSTWGDADMILTLGGDGTLLAVARAVQDLGIPILGLNLGKVGFLTELSPTDWRESLTLILRGEYDMSQRLVISFHVLRRGQEYYRGYAINDLVISCGSLARMIRLDMWYGNDHLGTVRADGMIVATPTGSSGYSISAGGPLIYPELNVFALTPICPFLHAFRPMVLPFENDLRILVLDADPDVYLTQDGQTGVVLAAGDNIFASRAEKRLNLIRPLHSQYAHKLKSKGFVRES